In one window of Enterobacteriaceae endosymbiont of Donacia cincticornis DNA:
- a CDS encoding HesB/IscA family protein: MKKKKDLIHLICAKNNYKGLYITQTASLQINKIIKKNNSKGIKLFLKKSGCFGLKYNILLLDKLLNNEIIFQKNKICISVNNEDLIFIDGTIIDFIKDNFYQSFQFYNNKIKQFCGCKKSFTFK, translated from the coding sequence ATGAAAAAAAAAAAAGATTTAATACATTTAATATGTGCAAAAAATAATTATAAAGGTTTATATATAACACAAACAGCATCATTACAAATAAATAAAATAATTAAAAAAAATAATAGTAAAGGAATAAAATTATTTTTAAAAAAATCTGGTTGTTTTGGATTAAAATATAACATTTTATTATTAGATAAATTATTAAATAATGAAATTATTTTTCAAAAAAATAAAATATGTATATCTGTTAATAATGAAGATCTTATTTTTATAGATGGTACTATTATTGATTTTATAAAAGATAATTTTTATCAATCTTTTCAATTTTACAATAATAAAATTAAACAATTTTGTGGATGTAAAAAAAGTTTTACTTTTAAATAA
- the sufC gene encoding Fe-S cluster assembly ATPase SufC: MLNIKNLCVNINNKIILNKFNLSINPGEIHAIMGPNGSGKSTLSYVISGKKEYLITKGEILFKKKKLLHLEPEIRAREGIFVSFQYPIEIPGVTNNIFLYNSLKAIKKYRDNKTLDRSSYHKIIDEKIKILGKTKDFLQRFVNVGFSGGEKKINDILQMFVLEPNLCILDEIDSGLDIDALKLASKIINLMKNKNRSFLIITHYRRILDYVNPDYIHILYNKNIIRSGNMSILSDLDKYGYGYINEK; this comes from the coding sequence ATGTTAAATATTAAAAATTTATGTGTTAATATAAATAATAAAATTATTTTAAATAAATTTAATTTATCTATAAATCCAGGAGAAATTCATGCCATTATGGGACCTAATGGTTCTGGTAAAAGTACGTTATCATATGTAATATCTGGTAAAAAAGAATACCTTATTACTAAAGGAGAAATATTATTTAAAAAAAAAAAATTATTACATTTAGAGCCAGAAATTAGAGCTAGGGAAGGTATTTTTGTTTCTTTTCAGTATCCTATTGAAATACCAGGAGTTACCAATAATATATTTTTATATAATTCTCTAAAAGCAATAAAAAAATATAGAGATAATAAAACATTAGATAGATCATCTTATCATAAAATAATAGATGAAAAAATAAAAATTTTAGGTAAAACAAAAGATTTTTTACAACGTTTTGTAAACGTCGGATTTTCTGGAGGAGAAAAAAAAATTAATGATATATTACAAATGTTTGTATTAGAACCAAATCTCTGTATTTTAGACGAAATTGATTCTGGATTAGATATAGATGCTCTAAAATTAGCATCTAAAATAATTAATTTAATGAAAAATAAAAACAGATCATTTTTAATTATTACACATTATCGTCGTATTCTTGATTATGTTAATCCTGATTATATCCATATATTATATAATAAAAATATTATAAGGTCAGGAAATATGAGTATTCTTTCTGATTTAGATAAATATGGATATGGGTATATTAATGAAAAATAA
- a CDS encoding SufS family cysteine desulfurase, which produces MNFNIKNIRKQFPIFSKKINGNKLIYLDNAATVHKPQKVISSLNNFYENEYSSVNRGIYSLSVNATKKMEQIRAQIACFINAKYAEEIIFTKSTTESINLIANTWGIKNISSYNNIIISEMEHHSNIIPWIILSKKIGFNIRVIPLDKNGNLKLYKINELIDKNTCLISITHISNILGTINPIRTVIKIAKKKNIITLIDGAQSISIQKIDVQKLDCDFFVFSGHKIFGPTGIGILYGIKKILGSMPPWQGGGGMIIDLHQNNPVWERIPWKFEAGSPNISGIIGLGAALSWFMSFNIDDIIKHNQYLTKYTFKKFHSIPNIKIFGQKYSLNRIGIISFNLANYHSYDIGSFLDQYGIAIRTGHHCSIPVMKFYKVKSMCRISFSIYNNKNDIDYFIDRLIYIKNLLNR; this is translated from the coding sequence ATGAATTTTAATATAAAAAATATCAGGAAACAATTTCCTATTTTTTCAAAAAAAATTAATGGCAATAAACTTATTTATTTAGATAATGCAGCTACTGTACATAAACCTCAAAAAGTAATTTCTTCATTAAATAATTTTTATGAGAATGAATATTCTTCAGTAAATAGAGGTATTTATAGTTTAAGTGTAAATGCAACAAAAAAAATGGAACAAATACGTGCTCAAATAGCTTGTTTTATTAATGCAAAATATGCAGAAGAAATAATTTTTACTAAAAGTACTACTGAAAGTATTAATTTAATTGCTAATACTTGGGGAATAAAAAATATTTCATCATATAATAATATTATTATATCTGAAATGGAACATCATTCTAATATTATTCCATGGATAATATTATCTAAAAAAATAGGATTTAATATTCGTGTTATACCATTAGATAAAAATGGAAATTTAAAATTATATAAAATTAATGAATTAATTGATAAAAATACTTGTTTAATATCAATTACACATATTTCTAATATTTTAGGAACTATTAATCCGATTAGAACTGTAATAAAAATAGCTAAAAAAAAAAATATTATTACTTTAATTGATGGTGCTCAATCAATTTCAATTCAGAAAATTGATGTTCAAAAATTAGATTGTGATTTTTTTGTATTTTCAGGACATAAAATTTTTGGGCCTACTGGTATAGGTATATTATATGGTATCAAAAAAATATTAGGATCTATGCCACCATGGCAAGGGGGAGGAGGGATGATCATAGATTTACATCAAAATAATCCTGTTTGGGAAAGAATACCTTGGAAATTTGAAGCAGGTTCTCCTAATATATCTGGTATTATAGGATTAGGTGCTGCTTTATCATGGTTTATGTCATTTAATATAGATGATATTATTAAACATAATCAATATTTAACAAAATATACTTTTAAAAAATTTCATTCTATTCCTAATATTAAAATTTTTGGACAAAAATATTCTCTTAATAGAATTGGTATAATTTCATTTAATCTAGCTAATTATCATTCCTATGATATAGGTAGTTTTTTAGATCAATATGGTATCGCTATACGTACTGGTCATCACTGTTCTATTCCTGTTATGAAATTTTATAAAGTAAAATCTATGTGTAGAATTTCTTTTTCTATTTATAATAATAAAAATGATATTGATTATTTTATAGATAGATTAATATATATAAAAAATTTATTAAATAGATAA
- a CDS encoding cysteine desulfurase family protein, translated as MFLKTSKLKLYNKIMKKLIYLDYASTTPVDQQVLKEMKNFFTIKGIFGNPSSYLHLFGINAKNTVENARINISNIIGSKKEEIIFTSSATESINLAIKGIAFNYLNYKNKNIITSMMEHKAVLETCNFVKKLGIKIIYIKNSHIGKIDLNILEKKITNETILVSIMHINNEIGTINDINRIGCICKKKNTFFHVDATQSVGKYSFNLKNMNIDFLSFSAHKFYGPKGIGVLYIKNIKKKTNFLPLLHGGGQENGLRSGTLAVHQIVGISTALKIANSIIKQEKKRISCLKKKLWDGIKNIPGIYLNGNFKYSSPYIINIGFKNIFNKILLSEMKNIAISTSSACNSNKYYLSYVLKSLGLNDKLIQSSIRISFGKFTTEKEIDYTIKKLNFIIKKIKTKYL; from the coding sequence TTGTTTTTAAAAACATCTAAATTAAAATTATATAATAAAATTATGAAAAAATTAATCTATTTAGATTATGCTTCTACAACTCCAGTTGATCAACAAGTTTTAAAAGAAATGAAAAATTTTTTTACTATAAAAGGAATATTTGGTAATCCTTCTTCTTACTTACATTTATTTGGTATAAATGCAAAAAATACTGTTGAAAATGCTAGAATAAATATATCCAATATTATTGGTAGTAAAAAAGAAGAAATTATTTTTACATCTAGTGCAACAGAATCTATTAATTTAGCAATTAAAGGAATTGCATTTAACTATTTAAATTATAAAAATAAAAATATTATTACAAGTATGATGGAACATAAAGCTGTATTAGAAACTTGTAATTTCGTAAAAAAATTAGGTATAAAAATTATATATATCAAAAATTCTCATATAGGAAAAATTGATTTAAATATATTAGAAAAAAAAATTACAAATGAAACTATCTTAGTATCAATAATGCATATTAATAATGAAATTGGTACTATTAATGATATAAATCGTATTGGTTGTATTTGTAAAAAAAAAAATACATTTTTTCATGTTGATGCTACACAAAGTGTAGGTAAATATTCATTTAATTTAAAAAATATGAATATTGATTTTTTATCATTTTCAGCTCATAAGTTTTATGGACCTAAAGGTATAGGTGTTTTATATATAAAAAATATCAAAAAAAAAACAAATTTTTTACCCTTATTACATGGTGGTGGGCAAGAAAATGGTTTAAGATCAGGAACTTTAGCTGTACATCAAATTGTTGGCATTTCTACAGCATTAAAAATTGCTAATTCTATAATAAAACAAGAAAAAAAAAGAATATCATGTTTAAAAAAAAAATTATGGGATGGGATAAAAAATATTCCAGGTATATATTTAAACGGTAATTTTAAATATAGTTCTCCCTATATAATAAATATAGGTTTTAAAAATATTTTTAATAAAATACTTTTATCAGAAATGAAAAATATTGCAATATCTACTTCTTCTGCATGTAATTCAAATAAATATTATTTATCTTATGTATTAAAATCTTTAGGATTAAATGATAAACTAATTCAAAGTTCTATTCGTATTTCTTTCGGTAAATTTACTACTGAAAAAGAAATAGATTATACAATTAAAAAATTAAATTTTATTATTAAAAAAATTAAAACAAAATATTTATAA
- the pykF gene encoding pyruvate kinase PykF: MKKTKIVCTIGPSSESKYILSQFLKLGMNVARLNFSHGDHNDHKKRIITLQNVIKETGIYAAILLDTKGPEIRTMKLYKGKDVYLQSGKFFTLTTNQTIIGNNKCVAITYPYLIQDLKIGNKILIDDGLIAMEVIKIINNNIICKILNDGKLSENKSINLPGISINLPSLSEKDKHDLIFACKNKIDYIAASFIRKKQDILEIRKFLKKHNGSNIQIIAKIENQEGLNNFDEILTVSDGIMVARGDLGVEIPVENVIFAQKMIIKKCNFFGKVVITATQMLDSMIKNPRPTRAEAGDVANAILDGTDAVMLSGESAKGQYPLESVSIMSIICERTDITMTNRINYYNNNDMSITDAVCRSAVEIAEKLKAPLIIVATQLGKSAKSIRKYFPKSIILALTTNKKTVKHLILSKGIIPKLVNKISSTDDFYIIGKKVALSSKYATKGDVIVMVSGALVPSGTTNTTSVHII; encoded by the coding sequence ATGAAAAAAACAAAAATAGTATGTACTATAGGACCTAGTTCAGAATCTAAATATATTCTATCTCAATTTTTAAAATTAGGAATGAATGTTGCTAGATTAAATTTTTCACATGGTGATCATAATGATCATAAAAAAAGAATAATTACATTACAAAATGTAATTAAAGAAACAGGTATCTATGCTGCAATTTTATTAGATACAAAAGGACCAGAAATACGTACTATGAAATTATATAAAGGTAAAGATGTATATTTACAATCTGGAAAATTTTTTACATTAACAACTAATCAAACAATTATTGGTAATAATAAATGTGTGGCAATTACATATCCATATCTAATTCAAGATTTAAAAATTGGAAATAAAATATTAATAGATGATGGTTTAATTGCAATGGAAGTAATAAAAATAATTAATAATAATATTATTTGTAAAATATTAAATGATGGTAAATTATCAGAAAATAAAAGTATTAATTTACCTGGTATATCTATTAATTTACCTTCTCTATCTGAGAAAGATAAACATGATTTAATTTTTGCATGTAAAAATAAAATAGATTATATTGCGGCTTCTTTTATTCGTAAAAAACAAGATATTTTAGAAATAAGAAAATTTTTAAAAAAACATAATGGTAGTAATATTCAAATTATAGCTAAAATTGAAAATCAGGAAGGATTAAATAATTTTGATGAAATATTAACTGTATCTGATGGGATCATGGTTGCAAGAGGTGATTTAGGAGTAGAAATTCCTGTAGAAAATGTTATTTTTGCTCAAAAAATGATTATAAAAAAATGTAATTTTTTTGGAAAAGTAGTGATAACAGCAACACAAATGTTAGATTCCATGATTAAAAATCCTAGACCAACTAGAGCAGAAGCAGGTGATGTAGCTAACGCTATTTTAGATGGAACTGATGCTGTAATGTTATCTGGAGAAAGTGCTAAGGGACAATATCCATTAGAATCTGTATCTATTATGTCTATAATTTGTGAAAGAACAGATATTACTATGACTAATAGAATTAATTATTATAATAATAATGACATGAGTATTACTGATGCTGTATGTCGTAGTGCAGTTGAAATAGCTGAAAAACTAAAAGCTCCTTTAATAATTGTAGCCACTCAATTGGGGAAATCAGCTAAATCTATTAGAAAATATTTTCCTAAATCAATAATTTTAGCTTTAACTACTAATAAAAAAACAGTAAAACATTTAATTTTAAGTAAAGGAATAATACCTAAATTAGTCAATAAAATATCATCGACAGATGATTTTTATATAATAGGTAAAAAAGTAGCATTATCTAGTAAATATGCAACAAAAGGAGATGTTATTGTAATGGTTTCTGGTGCTTTAGTACCTAGTGGAACTACAAATACAACTTCTGTACATATTATTTAA
- the sufE gene encoding cysteine desulfuration protein SufE produces the protein MLYNLPSQNEIKNNFLNCSNWEEKYLYIIELGNQIPILSKEKHSLENFIPGCQSRVWVSIEIDSNNNVKFQGDSDSSIIKGLLTMIFIFYNKKNYDEIINFNIQGCFKNLSFDKYLTTSRLEGINVIIKTIRNKLKKLICK, from the coding sequence ATGTTATATAATTTACCTAGTCAGAATGAAATTAAAAATAATTTTTTAAATTGTAGTAATTGGGAAGAAAAATATCTTTATATAATAGAATTAGGCAATCAAATTCCTATTTTATCAAAAGAAAAACATTCTTTAGAAAATTTTATACCAGGATGCCAAAGTAGAGTTTGGGTTTCAATAGAAATTGATTCAAATAATAATGTAAAATTTCAAGGTGATAGTGATTCCTCAATTATTAAAGGATTATTAACAATGATTTTTATTTTCTATAATAAAAAAAATTATGATGAAATTATAAATTTTAATATTCAAGGTTGTTTTAAAAATTTATCTTTTGATAAATATTTAACAACTTCTAGATTAGAAGGTATAAATGTTATTATAAAAACTATTAGAAATAAATTAAAAAAATTAATTTGCAAATAA
- the crp gene encoding cAMP-activated global transcriptional regulator CRP, whose product MFFQLQKDSTLEWFLSYCNINKYPAKMILIKQGDISKNLYYILKGSIVVSIKNKNGKEIILNYLNAGSFVGENGIFNNSYKEITLFKLRTECELAKISYKNFFNLIKINHDIIMKISSQIVNKLQITFKKISNLAFLDVTHRISKTLLNLAKSPDAITHPDGMQIKITRQEISKIVGCSRETVGRTLKILKNRNLIYAHGKTIVVYGTR is encoded by the coding sequence ATGTTTTTTCAGTTACAAAAAGATTCTACTTTAGAGTGGTTTCTTTCTTATTGTAATATTAATAAATACCCTGCTAAAATGATTTTAATAAAACAAGGAGATATTTCTAAAAATTTATATTATATATTAAAAGGGAGTATCGTTGTTTCTATTAAAAATAAAAATGGCAAAGAAATAATACTTAATTATTTAAATGCAGGTAGTTTTGTTGGTGAAAATGGAATTTTTAATAATTCTTATAAAGAAATTACATTATTTAAATTAAGAACAGAATGTGAATTAGCAAAAATTTCATATAAAAATTTTTTTAATTTAATTAAAATTAATCATGATATTATCATGAAAATTTCTTCACAAATTGTTAATAAGTTACAAATTACATTTAAAAAAATTAGTAATTTAGCTTTTTTAGATGTTACTCATAGAATTTCTAAAACATTACTAAATTTAGCTAAATCTCCAGATGCAATTACACATCCAGATGGAATGCAAATTAAAATAACTCGGCAAGAAATAAGTAAAATAGTTGGTTGTTCTCGAGAAACTGTAGGACGTACACTTAAAATTTTAAAAAACCGTAATTTAATTTATGCTCATGGTAAAACAATTGTTGTATATGGAACAAGATAA
- the murI gene encoding glutamate racemase, translating to MKKKILTLQTTIFIFDSGLGGITIFNYIKNIFLNINFIYLLDNKYFPYGNKSKNFILQRLIKILQKISLFHNISLAIIACNTASITSLPELKKYFNFPIIGVTPVINLAIAKTKNQVIGFLATNTTLQNYKIRNKIYLLKKKYMIKMISSPKLVFLAERKLLGDKIILSEIKKIFFSWYKLKIFPDTIILGCTHFPLIKDELKIIFPKNIYFLDSKKYIIDKFKKLIQYNKNLLNIKKNILYYTKKNKDTNRIKNIFKNMNFHIFKKFKI from the coding sequence ATGAAAAAAAAAATTTTAACATTACAAACTACTATTTTTATTTTTGATTCTGGATTAGGTGGTATTACAATATTTAATTATATCAAAAATATTTTTTTAAATATAAATTTTATCTATCTTTTAGATAATAAATATTTTCCATATGGAAATAAATCAAAAAATTTTATTTTACAACGTTTAATTAAAATTTTACAAAAAATTTCACTATTTCATAATATTTCATTAGCTATTATAGCATGTAATACGGCTAGTATTACAAGTTTACCTGAATTAAAAAAATATTTTAATTTTCCTATTATTGGTGTTACTCCTGTAATTAATTTAGCTATTGCAAAAACAAAAAACCAAGTAATTGGTTTTTTAGCTACAAATACTACATTACAAAATTATAAAATACGAAATAAAATATATTTATTAAAAAAAAAATATATGATAAAAATGATATCATCTCCTAAATTAGTTTTTTTAGCAGAACGAAAATTATTGGGAGATAAAATTATATTAAGTGAAATAAAAAAAATTTTTTTTTCTTGGTATAAATTAAAAATATTTCCTGATACTATTATATTAGGTTGTACTCATTTTCCTTTAATCAAGGATGAATTAAAAATTATTTTTCCTAAAAATATATATTTTTTAGATTCAAAAAAATATATTATTGATAAATTTAAAAAATTAATTCAATATAATAAAAATTTACTAAATATAAAAAAAAATATTCTTTACTATACAAAAAAAAATAAAGATACAAATAGAATAAAAAATATTTTTAAAAATATGAATTTTCATATTTTTAAAAAATTTAAAATATAA
- the sufB gene encoding Fe-S cluster assembly protein SufB: MNINSKYFKKKNLYKEGFFTKLKNKKFIPGINMDIIYKISKIRNEPPWMLQFRLKGYNSWLKKTEPHWLNGHFKKLNYQKYIYYSAPSYNILNNNIKNKYFTSEIKNTFHKLKLPIKNNSNIAIDAIFDSVSVITTNQKQLLNKGIIFCSLNYAIKHYPKLVQKYLGFVVPADDNFFASLNAAVISDGTFIYIPKNTKCPIDLSTYFRINQKNIGQFERTILVADENSYVNYIEGCSAPIRNNSQLHAAVVEVILYKNAQVNYSTVQNWFSGNENNKGGILNFVTKRAICYGENSKMSWTQSETGAAITWKYPSVILKGKNSVGEFFSVSLTNGNQQADTGTKMIHIGKHTKSTIISKSISTEKSKNTYRGLVYIDKDAENSRNFTQCDSILIGSKCSTHTYPNLKILNNTAQVEHEASTSKIEENQIFFCLQRGLNKEDAISLIINGFCRDIFIKFPLEFAVEAQKLLSIHLDDSIG; encoded by the coding sequence ATGAATATTAATTCTAAATATTTTAAAAAAAAAAATTTATATAAAGAAGGATTTTTTACCAAATTAAAAAATAAAAAATTTATTCCAGGTATTAATATGGATATTATATATAAAATTTCTAAAATTCGTAATGAACCACCATGGATGTTACAATTTAGATTAAAAGGATATAATTCTTGGCTAAAAAAAACAGAACCTCATTGGTTAAATGGACATTTTAAAAAATTAAATTATCAAAAATATATTTATTATTCAGCTCCTTCATATAATATACTAAATAATAATATTAAAAATAAATATTTTACATCTGAAATTAAAAATACTTTTCATAAATTAAAATTACCTATTAAAAATAATTCAAATATAGCAATTGATGCTATTTTTGATTCTGTTTCAGTTATTACAACTAACCAGAAACAACTTTTAAATAAAGGAATAATTTTTTGTTCATTAAATTATGCTATTAAACATTATCCTAAATTAGTTCAAAAATACTTAGGGTTTGTAGTACCTGCCGACGATAATTTTTTTGCATCATTAAATGCAGCTGTTATTTCAGATGGTACATTTATTTATATTCCAAAAAATACAAAATGTCCTATAGATTTATCTACTTATTTTAGAATTAATCAAAAAAATATTGGTCAATTTGAACGTACTATTTTAGTAGCAGATGAAAATAGTTATGTAAATTATATAGAAGGTTGCTCTGCACCGATTAGAAATAATTCTCAATTACATGCTGCTGTAGTTGAAGTAATCCTATATAAAAATGCACAAGTAAATTATTCAACCGTACAAAATTGGTTTTCGGGTAATGAAAATAATAAAGGAGGTATTCTAAATTTTGTAACTAAAAGAGCGATATGTTATGGAGAAAATAGTAAAATGTCTTGGACACAATCAGAAACTGGTGCAGCTATTACTTGGAAATATCCGAGTGTTATTTTAAAAGGAAAAAATTCAGTAGGAGAATTTTTTTCTGTTTCATTAACTAATGGTAATCAACAAGCTGATACTGGTACTAAAATGATACATATAGGTAAACATACAAAGTCGACAATCATTTCTAAAAGTATTTCTACAGAAAAAAGTAAAAATACTTATCGTGGGTTAGTTTATATTGATAAAGATGCTGAAAATTCTCGTAATTTTACTCAATGTGATTCAATTTTAATCGGATCTAAGTGTAGTACACATACATATCCTAATTTAAAAATATTAAATAATACTGCACAAGTTGAACATGAAGCTTCTACTTCTAAAATAGAAGAAAATCAAATTTTTTTTTGTTTACAAAGAGGATTAAATAAAGAAGATGCTATATCTCTTATTATTAATGGTTTTTGTAGAGATATTTTTATAAAATTTCCTTTAGAATTTGCAGTTGAAGCACAAAAATTATTATCTATTCATTTAGATGATAGTATAGGATAA
- a CDS encoding SufD family Fe-S cluster assembly protein encodes MKNNIYNKLKNLYKLNKKYFYYKKTKNDLYKLKNFLKKELLRDNQKLLFKYLNNNLLINSKSLPINNNKLFKSLFPIDAIILFFINGKIDKNLSNINNKYYNIHINLYNDIHYSNFFKKDIYHYLSESFTKENVIININNIKKIKFKKPLYIVYFNDKNKKNEIAIFNYRNFIYIKNTFSTIIEHHINTDKSYINNIYNTFIIDNNSKLEHYTFITNYNNNNNNNFCSISNEFILYDNVLYKKEDILMSNQYINQNNNFCFLGEKTKLIYNSLLFSKNSNIINVNNYLEHNKKNSCSVQLHKTITLDQSIINLIGLLKINKYAMKTNGQLNYSSLLLNKLSRVNIQPNLDILNDNVKCTHSVFTGRIDYNQIFFLKTRGISFKKAYSLLLMSFILDSLNEISNNIIKNEILKKISFYLSVENFINEF; translated from the coding sequence ATGAAAAATAATATTTATAATAAATTAAAAAATCTTTATAAATTGAATAAAAAATATTTTTATTATAAAAAAACAAAAAATGATTTATATAAATTAAAAAATTTTTTAAAAAAAGAATTATTACGTGATAATCAAAAATTATTATTTAAATATTTAAATAATAATTTATTAATTAATTCAAAATCATTACCTATTAATAATAATAAATTATTTAAATCATTATTTCCAATAGATGCAATTATATTATTTTTTATTAATGGTAAAATTGACAAAAATCTTAGTAATATAAATAATAAATATTATAACATTCATATTAACTTATATAATGATATTCATTATAGTAATTTTTTTAAAAAAGATATTTATCATTATTTATCTGAATCTTTTACTAAAGAAAATGTAATAATTAATATTAATAATATAAAAAAGATTAAGTTTAAAAAACCATTATATATTGTATATTTTAATGATAAAAATAAAAAAAATGAAATTGCTATATTTAATTATAGAAATTTTATTTACATAAAAAATACTTTTTCTACTATAATAGAACATCATATAAATACAGATAAGTCATATATTAATAATATTTATAATACTTTTATTATAGATAATAATTCTAAATTAGAACATTATACTTTTATAACTAATTATAATAATAATAATAATAATAATTTTTGTTCTATTAGTAATGAATTTATTTTATATGATAATGTTCTTTATAAAAAAGAAGATATATTGATGTCAAATCAATATATTAATCAAAATAATAATTTTTGTTTTTTAGGAGAAAAAACAAAATTAATATATAATAGTTTATTATTTTCTAAAAATTCTAACATAATAAATGTAAATAATTATTTAGAGCATAATAAAAAAAATTCTTGTAGTGTACAATTACATAAAACAATTACCTTAGATCAGTCAATAATAAATTTAATAGGATTATTAAAAATTAATAAATATGCTATGAAAACTAATGGACAATTAAATTATAGTAGTTTACTTTTAAATAAACTATCTAGGGTAAATATCCAACCTAATCTAGATATTTTAAATGATAATGTAAAATGTACACATAGTGTGTTTACAGGTAGAATAGATTATAATCAAATTTTTTTTTTAAAAACTAGAGGTATAAGTTTTAAAAAAGCATATAGTCTTTTACTTATGTCTTTTATATTAGATTCTTTAAATGAAATTAGTAATAATATTATTAAAAATGAAATTTTAAAAAAAATATCGTTTTATTTATCAGTAGAGAATTTTATAAATGAATTTTAA